From the genome of Anaerolineae bacterium, one region includes:
- the era gene encoding GTPase Era → MEQEHRSGFVSIIGKPNVGKSTLMNAYLGQKIAIVSPKPQTTRHKIRGILTLPNAQIIFVDTPGIHNPLHKLGEYMVKTAISAILDADVVVFLVDVSQPPDDEDHLIARTLKERYRGPIILAMNKMDLLTPDKVKPHTEAYLALGEYNDWILISAATGDNLDKLQEMIISYLPPGPRYYPEDQIADVDERFIAAELIREKALHFLHQEVPHSVAVVIDEFKDRSEDLSYISATIFVEKESQKAIVIGKDGAMLKKIGQAARKELELVLGRKIYLELWVKVKKRWRKDEEELRRLGYIAPKV, encoded by the coding sequence ATGGAACAGGAACACCGTTCGGGCTTCGTTTCCATAATTGGCAAACCCAACGTCGGCAAATCAACCCTGATGAACGCCTATCTGGGGCAAAAAATAGCCATAGTCTCCCCGAAACCCCAGACCACCCGCCACAAAATTCGGGGCATCCTCACCTTACCTAATGCCCAGATCATCTTCGTGGATACACCTGGGATCCACAATCCCCTCCACAAACTGGGCGAATACATGGTCAAAACCGCTATTTCCGCAATACTGGATGCCGATGTGGTGGTTTTCCTGGTGGACGTTTCCCAACCACCCGATGACGAAGACCACCTCATAGCCCGGACCCTGAAAGAGCGCTACAGAGGCCCCATAATCCTGGCCATGAACAAAATGGACCTCCTGACCCCCGATAAAGTCAAGCCCCATACTGAAGCCTACCTTGCCTTGGGGGAGTATAATGACTGGATTTTAATTTCTGCTGCCACGGGGGATAACCTTGACAAACTTCAGGAGATGATAATTTCATACCTCCCACCCGGGCCCCGCTATTACCCTGAAGACCAGATAGCCGATGTGGACGAGCGCTTCATCGCCGCCGAGCTCATCCGGGAAAAAGCCCTTCACTTCCTGCATCAGGAGGTGCCTCACTCCGTGGCTGTGGTTATAGACGAGTTCAAGGACCGCTCTGAGGATCTTTCCTACATAAGTGCCACCATCTTTGTGGAAAAGGAATCCCAGAAAGCCATAGTTATAGGTAAAGATGGGGCTATGCTCAAAAAGATAGGGCAGGCTGCTCGCAAGGAGCTGGAACTGGTCCTCGGGCGAAAGATTTATCTTGAACTGTGGGTGAAAGTCAAAAAGCGCTGGCGTAAGGACGAGGAAGAGCTCCGGCGCCTGGGATACATAGCTCCAAAGGTTTAA
- a CDS encoding queuosine precursor transporter, with protein sequence MERSYRFFDFIMALFVAVLIISNIASSKILILGPFTFDGGTILFPISYIFGDILTEVYGYRRSRRVIWTGFFCTALMALTLSIVGALPPAPGWENQEAYEKILGMTPRIVLGSLIAYWAGEFSNSYTLAKLKILTRGRWLWTRTISSTLVGQGVDTILFCLIAFAGALPWGLLGSVILSNYVFKCGVEAFMTPVTYKVVNFLKKAENEDYYDYDTDFNPFKLEA encoded by the coding sequence ATGGAAAGAAGCTACCGTTTTTTTGACTTTATAATGGCTCTCTTTGTGGCCGTCCTCATCATAAGCAACATAGCTTCCAGCAAGATTCTGATCCTGGGGCCCTTTACCTTTGATGGAGGCACAATACTTTTCCCCATCTCCTACATCTTCGGGGATATACTGACCGAAGTTTACGGCTACCGACGTTCCCGGCGGGTCATATGGACGGGCTTTTTCTGCACGGCCCTTATGGCCTTGACCCTCAGCATAGTAGGGGCGCTGCCACCGGCACCAGGCTGGGAAAACCAGGAAGCTTACGAAAAAATCTTAGGGATGACCCCCCGTATTGTCCTGGGAAGCCTCATCGCTTACTGGGCCGGGGAATTCTCCAACTCCTACACCCTAGCCAAATTGAAAATACTGACCCGGGGCCGATGGCTCTGGACCAGAACCATAAGCTCCACTCTGGTGGGTCAGGGAGTTGATACCATCCTCTTCTGCCTTATCGCCTTCGCCGGAGCACTCCCCTGGGGTCTTCTGGGGAGCGTGATTCTCTCAAACTATGTGTTCAAATGCGGCGTTGAGGCCTTCATGACCCCCGTAACCTACAAGGTCGTGAATTTCCTCAAGAAGGCTGAGAATGAGGATTACTACGATTACGACACCGACTTTAACCCTTTCAAGTTAGAGGCATAA
- a CDS encoding xanthine dehydrogenase family protein molybdopterin-binding subunit, giving the protein MDKGVLGQSVPRLDIKSKVMGSRRYPQDFNMPGQLYAKVVWSQHPHARVRKIDTSAAEATPGVVRVITYKDVPLNEYGIHTRDQTVLVPEGGKVRWLGDRIAIVVAETEAIAEEACRKVKVEYEPLPIVTDPREAMKPDSPLVHEERGTNILYHIKIRQGDVKKAFEEADVIVEGYYIIPHAEHLYLQPEAGIGYIDEEGRITVIAAAQWPHDDLHQISHFLQIPEDRLREIVPAIGGSFGGREDMYIQHLLALCAYVVRRPVKMVFTREETMLRTGKRHPFYIRHRWGARKDGKLLAGEAEVISDAGAYASTSIPVLNNAASFALGPYVWPNVKVDAYTVYTNNSVTMAMRGFGSDQAAFAYELHMDKLAEALGMDPVELRMKNLVEDGSPTITGARYPPGVGIKETLRQAALAAGWREENGRWIKPKIQQPREPYKRRGIGVACAFKNVGYSFGFDDKCTAWVNLSLDESGEIARALIKVGASEVGEGVHTALAQIAAHTLGIPIQKVRIALVDTAEVPNAGSSSASRHVYISGNAVKAACELALRKREEILRTESGETSIEVEYTYRGRIERPTTPYHPETGECFPHISYGWGTQIALVEVDTETGQVNVLKIWAAHDVGKAVNPEMIIGQIGGGVQMGLGYALMEQFIHENGYPRTRWLSEYPIPTVMDMPPEIVPIIVEVPDPAGPYGAKGVGEMTTLPTAPAIINAIHDAVGIWVNELPATEEKVYRLMKLLT; this is encoded by the coding sequence ATGGACAAAGGCGTTCTGGGCCAGAGTGTTCCGAGGCTTGATATAAAGAGCAAAGTCATGGGCTCGAGGCGCTACCCCCAGGACTTCAACATGCCGGGCCAGCTCTACGCAAAAGTGGTATGGAGCCAGCATCCCCATGCCAGGGTTAGAAAGATTGACACCTCGGCCGCCGAAGCCACCCCGGGCGTGGTCAGAGTCATAACCTATAAAGATGTGCCCCTTAACGAATACGGCATTCACACCCGCGACCAGACAGTCCTCGTTCCGGAAGGGGGTAAAGTCCGGTGGCTTGGCGACCGTATAGCTATTGTAGTGGCTGAGACGGAAGCCATTGCCGAGGAAGCCTGCCGGAAAGTCAAGGTTGAATACGAACCGCTCCCGATCGTGACGGATCCTCGCGAAGCCATGAAGCCTGACTCACCCCTGGTGCACGAGGAAAGAGGCACCAACATCCTCTACCACATAAAAATTCGGCAAGGAGACGTGAAAAAAGCCTTTGAGGAAGCAGATGTCATTGTGGAAGGCTACTACATAATTCCTCATGCGGAACATCTCTACCTTCAGCCCGAAGCGGGCATCGGTTACATTGATGAGGAAGGACGCATAACAGTGATTGCCGCAGCCCAATGGCCCCACGATGACCTCCATCAGATTTCCCACTTTTTGCAAATACCAGAAGATAGGCTCAGGGAAATAGTGCCGGCCATAGGCGGGTCTTTTGGGGGAAGAGAGGATATGTATATTCAGCACCTCCTGGCCCTCTGCGCTTACGTGGTGCGCCGACCTGTAAAAATGGTCTTTACCCGCGAAGAAACTATGCTGCGCACCGGCAAACGCCATCCCTTCTACATCCGCCACAGGTGGGGAGCCCGAAAAGACGGTAAACTTCTGGCCGGCGAAGCGGAAGTGATCTCTGATGCCGGAGCCTATGCCTCTACCAGTATTCCCGTCCTCAATAACGCAGCCAGCTTCGCCCTTGGTCCCTATGTGTGGCCCAACGTTAAAGTGGACGCCTACACCGTTTACACGAACAACAGCGTGACCATGGCCATGCGGGGCTTTGGCTCAGACCAGGCAGCATTTGCGTATGAACTCCATATGGATAAACTGGCAGAAGCTCTGGGCATGGACCCTGTAGAACTCAGGATGAAAAACCTGGTGGAGGATGGCTCTCCAACCATCACCGGAGCCAGATACCCGCCCGGTGTGGGCATCAAAGAAACCCTGCGTCAGGCTGCCTTAGCCGCCGGGTGGCGGGAGGAAAACGGGCGCTGGATAAAGCCCAAAATTCAACAGCCCAGGGAGCCCTACAAACGGCGGGGCATAGGGGTGGCCTGTGCTTTCAAAAACGTGGGCTACAGTTTTGGCTTTGACGATAAATGCACCGCCTGGGTGAACCTTTCTCTGGATGAATCGGGGGAAATAGCGAGGGCTCTTATAAAAGTTGGAGCTTCAGAAGTGGGAGAAGGAGTGCACACCGCCTTAGCCCAGATCGCCGCCCACACCCTGGGCATCCCCATTCAAAAGGTAAGGATAGCCCTCGTGGATACAGCCGAAGTTCCCAACGCCGGAAGCTCATCTGCCTCCCGCCATGTCTACATTTCTGGAAATGCTGTAAAGGCCGCCTGTGAGCTGGCTCTGCGTAAGCGAGAAGAAATCCTAAGAACAGAAAGCGGCGAAACCTCTATAGAGGTAGAATACACCTACCGTGGCAGGATCGAGCGCCCTACCACTCCCTATCATCCGGAAACGGGAGAATGTTTCCCCCACATAAGTTACGGATGGGGCACTCAGATAGCTCTGGTGGAAGTGGACACAGAAACGGGGCAGGTAAATGTCCTCAAAATTTGGGCTGCTCACGACGTAGGGAAGGCCGTCAATCCCGAAATGATAATCGGCCAGATCGGAGGCGGAGTCCAGATGGGCCTGGGCTATGCCCTTATGGAACAATTCATTCACGAAAACGGTTACCCCCGCACCCGATGGCTCAGCGAATATCCAATCCCTACCGTCATGGACATGCCTCCGGAAATTGTCCCCATTATAGTAGAGGTGCCTGACCCGGCGGGGCCTTACGGTGCCAAGGGGGTTGGGGAAATGACTACCTTGCCCACTGCTCCTGCCATAATTAATGCCATCCACGACGCTGTCGGCATATGGGTTAACGAACTTCCGGCTACTGAGGAAAAAGTTTACAGACTTATGAAATTGCTCACATAA
- a CDS encoding FAD-dependent oxidoreductase, with protein sequence MSATKKGSVLIVGGGVGGMRAALDVAEAGLEVFLVESTPWLGGIVAQLGFMFPTHDCVLCRGTAEHGPGCTRPTISPALMDYSRHPNIHIFVNTEITALEGEAGNFTVSLKINPRHVNSDLCINCDRCAQVCPVEKPSRFQMGLAMRKLAYKSSPRAIPDAYMIEKTEFCETCRRCEKVCPTGAINLDEKPCEEKIKVGAIILAMGYRLFNPRRYEEYGYGRYPNVITSMEYERLASRSGPTEGIVVRPSDGTTPRKIAWLQCIGSRDQEHPYCSSICCMYSTKEAVLAKQRIPGVEAKIFIMDERAFNKEYNAYYLRSRELYKVDYIRSRVSSIVEDPTTRNLILRYATDDGKITEEEFDMVVLSVGVEPPLGTQQVARILGIDLNQYGFCWTDKFGPLQTSRPGVYVCGSFASPKEIAETLYEASGAAAEALLLLKENIGSVNLEEEFPPERDVSGEEPKVGLFLCRCGGEITQAIDLETIAQKARSWPRVAYVQQVNLACFPEGQEQIRRTILEQGLNRVVVAACSQRTHEPLFQKVLKRAGLNPYYLELVNIREHSAWPHLYSGNGATRKAAEALRVGVARAARLQAIQKHLVKPVKKALVLGGGLSGMVAALTIADAGFPVYLVEKSDRLGGYLHKIHFTAEGKDLRRLLWELTNRVEHHPLITIFKEAELLRHHGHVGNFRSLIRTKYRDIELEHGATIVATGARIYSGREYLKGEDPRILDQLELEELIINHPERVRNLRSVVIIQCVRPMGRKYDYCSRICCTNTMANAIRLKELNPLCDVYVLYKDIITYGFREEYYTRARELGTVFIRYTDEETPTVKVLHGELRVEVKDQSTGELLLLNPNLISLTLGILPSEDNEKLARILGVPLSPEGFFLEAHLKMRPVDFIHEGIFLAGMAHYPKFIEESIAQAKAAAARALTYLTKSEIKIGGVIAVVEQPKCVGCLTCVRICPFQVPVVDPQAIGNGGIKGAAFIDPVKCQGCGTCTAECPAKAIQLMHYTDDQIMAPEERALGAWLV encoded by the coding sequence ATGAGCGCCACGAAGAAGGGTTCCGTTCTGATAGTAGGGGGCGGAGTAGGTGGGATGAGGGCAGCCCTTGATGTGGCTGAAGCAGGCCTGGAGGTTTTCCTGGTGGAATCCACTCCCTGGCTGGGCGGAATAGTGGCTCAGCTGGGATTCATGTTCCCGACTCACGATTGCGTCCTCTGTCGCGGCACAGCTGAGCATGGCCCTGGGTGCACTCGTCCTACCATCTCCCCAGCCCTTATGGATTACAGCCGTCATCCCAATATCCATATCTTTGTCAACACCGAAATAACGGCCCTTGAAGGCGAGGCCGGGAATTTCACCGTAAGTCTGAAAATTAACCCCCGGCACGTAAACTCGGACTTATGCATAAATTGCGACCGGTGTGCTCAAGTCTGTCCCGTGGAGAAGCCGAGCCGCTTCCAGATGGGGTTGGCCATGCGAAAACTCGCCTACAAAAGCTCTCCCAGGGCCATTCCCGATGCTTACATGATTGAGAAAACGGAGTTCTGCGAAACTTGCCGCCGTTGCGAGAAAGTTTGCCCCACCGGGGCCATAAACCTGGACGAAAAACCTTGTGAGGAAAAGATAAAGGTCGGGGCCATAATCCTGGCCATGGGCTATCGCCTCTTCAACCCCCGGCGCTATGAGGAGTATGGATACGGCCGTTATCCCAACGTTATAACCAGCATGGAATACGAAAGGCTTGCCAGCCGTTCCGGCCCCACTGAAGGGATAGTAGTGCGTCCGTCCGATGGCACCACCCCTCGCAAAATTGCCTGGCTTCAGTGCATTGGTTCAAGGGATCAGGAACACCCTTACTGTTCTTCCATCTGCTGCATGTATTCCACCAAAGAAGCAGTGCTGGCCAAACAACGCATCCCGGGCGTTGAAGCTAAAATCTTCATAATGGACGAAAGAGCCTTCAACAAAGAATACAACGCCTACTACCTCCGCTCAAGAGAACTTTACAAAGTTGACTACATCCGCTCCAGGGTTTCATCCATAGTAGAGGACCCTACAACCCGTAACCTGATCTTACGTTACGCAACGGACGATGGCAAAATAACCGAAGAAGAATTTGACATGGTAGTGCTTTCGGTGGGAGTGGAGCCTCCCCTGGGCACCCAGCAGGTCGCCAGAATCCTGGGCATTGACCTCAACCAGTATGGCTTTTGCTGGACCGATAAATTCGGCCCTCTTCAGACATCTCGCCCTGGTGTTTACGTCTGTGGCTCCTTCGCTTCTCCTAAGGAGATAGCCGAAACCCTCTATGAGGCCAGCGGAGCAGCCGCCGAAGCCCTTCTCCTCCTTAAAGAAAACATCGGCTCCGTCAACCTTGAAGAAGAATTTCCTCCCGAAAGGGATGTCTCCGGGGAGGAGCCGAAGGTCGGGTTGTTCCTTTGCCGCTGCGGTGGAGAAATAACCCAGGCCATTGATCTGGAGACCATTGCCCAGAAAGCCCGCAGCTGGCCCAGGGTTGCTTACGTTCAGCAGGTAAACCTCGCCTGCTTCCCCGAGGGCCAAGAGCAGATTCGCAGGACAATCCTGGAGCAGGGCCTGAACCGGGTAGTGGTAGCGGCCTGCAGCCAGCGCACCCATGAACCCCTCTTTCAGAAAGTCCTGAAGCGTGCTGGCCTTAACCCTTATTACCTGGAGCTGGTAAACATAAGAGAGCACAGCGCATGGCCCCACCTTTACAGCGGAAACGGAGCAACCCGTAAAGCAGCAGAAGCCCTGAGGGTTGGAGTTGCCAGAGCAGCCCGGCTGCAGGCTATCCAGAAACATCTGGTGAAACCTGTAAAGAAAGCGCTGGTCCTCGGCGGAGGGCTGTCCGGCATGGTGGCGGCCTTGACCATAGCCGATGCCGGCTTCCCCGTTTACTTGGTGGAAAAAAGCGACCGCCTTGGCGGTTACCTCCACAAAATACACTTCACCGCGGAAGGGAAAGACCTGCGCAGGCTCCTCTGGGAATTGACCAATCGTGTTGAGCACCATCCCCTTATAACAATCTTCAAAGAAGCAGAACTGCTGCGCCACCATGGCCACGTGGGCAATTTCCGCTCCCTCATCCGCACAAAATACAGGGATATAGAACTGGAACACGGGGCTACCATAGTAGCCACAGGGGCCAGGATATATTCAGGCCGAGAATACCTTAAAGGGGAAGACCCCAGAATCCTGGACCAGCTGGAACTTGAAGAACTCATAATAAACCATCCCGAAAGGGTCCGAAACCTCCGCTCGGTGGTGATAATCCAGTGCGTGCGACCTATGGGTCGCAAGTATGACTACTGCAGCCGCATCTGCTGCACCAACACGATGGCTAATGCCATCCGCCTCAAAGAGCTTAACCCCCTCTGTGACGTTTACGTCCTTTACAAAGACATAATAACCTACGGCTTCCGGGAGGAATACTACACCAGGGCCCGGGAACTGGGCACCGTGTTCATCCGCTATACCGACGAAGAAACTCCCACGGTTAAAGTTCTCCACGGCGAACTGAGGGTAGAAGTGAAAGACCAGAGCACCGGTGAACTGCTGCTTCTGAACCCCAACCTCATATCACTAACCTTGGGAATCCTCCCCTCAGAGGATAACGAAAAACTGGCCCGCATCCTGGGAGTTCCCCTCTCGCCCGAAGGCTTTTTCCTGGAAGCCCACCTCAAGATGAGGCCGGTGGATTTTATCCACGAAGGAATCTTCCTGGCAGGGATGGCCCACTACCCCAAATTCATAGAAGAATCCATAGCCCAGGCTAAAGCGGCAGCGGCCAGAGCTTTAACCTACCTCACCAAAAGTGAAATCAAAATAGGCGGGGTCATTGCTGTGGTGGAACAGCCCAAGTGCGTAGGTTGCCTGACCTGCGTCCGCATCTGCCCCTTCCAGGTCCCGGTTGTAGACCCGCAAGCCATAGGGAATGGTGGTATAAAGGGGGCGGCCTTCATAGACCCCGTTAAATGTCAGGGGTGTGGAACCTGCACGGCTGAATGTCCGGCCAAGGCCATCCAGCTCATGCATTACACCGATGACCAGATCATGGCTCCGGAAGAGAGGGCCCTCGGAGCCTGGCTGGTATAA
- a CDS encoding DUF5110 domain-containing protein, with the protein MDNPLVLLIRGIRILGFKTTWAGVVHAIRTRWVEAKYADPRRPLRGLSLLRAFLRRLSIPPGAFPPPGPIAFTPGPLLSYREEERTLQCRFAHATLTLKALAPDLIWFSWQPESPALTPRLAPGPEILEFRTDQLTCRISGADGRLTIADANGAVVAEEAAPAGWTADGRLLLRWKMPPDAHFYGLGERAAPLDLRGGVYINWNTDPRTYGPGDDPLYLCVPFLLVLHSGGEQAFGLLLENSTRSRFDLGRTDPGTITIELDESGADWLFFHAPTVSRLVERFTGETGRHPLFPRWALGYHQSRWSYYPEERVRRLARDFRETYKVPCDAIYFDIHYMDGYRVFTWNRRRFPDPAGLIADLHGQGFKVVTIVDPGVKIDRKYRVFREGLKQNMFCRYPNGRLFIGPVWPGNCAFPDFTDPRVREWWGDLHRELVAIGVDGIWDDMNEPALFGEEGATIPEPVCHSMEGKGGNHRQAHNLYGLNMARATAEGLARLRPDRRPFVITRSGWTGVQRYAAHWTADNRSDWASLRQTLPMVLNLGLSGIAFTGSDIGGFEGWPTGELFTRWLQMSVFFPFCRAHTSITSPDQEPWSWGEPYLSINREFIRLRYRLLPYLYTALWQCTQTGIPIVRPLLLDFQKDPVAQTLDDEFLCGDALLVAPVLEEGATKRRVYLPAGHWYDFWIDAIFEGPAWIEMDAPLERIPVFVRAGAVIPQGPEMDYVGHRPTNPLVLHLYPPAGEQEMTSFLYEDDGETLAYQRGEYLLHRFSLSRKGSEIFFTWSMEGAFTPPLRRTDAVVHWGEGLRPACLIYIAPGQISIALPSDRSA; encoded by the coding sequence ATGGATAACCCGCTGGTTCTGCTGATACGAGGCATCAGGATTTTGGGGTTTAAAACTACCTGGGCCGGTGTTGTCCACGCCATCCGGACCCGCTGGGTTGAAGCAAAGTATGCCGACCCCCGGCGTCCTCTGCGGGGGCTATCGCTTCTGAGGGCTTTCCTGCGTCGCCTATCAATCCCTCCGGGCGCTTTCCCTCCTCCTGGTCCCATCGCTTTCACCCCAGGCCCACTCTTGTCCTATCGCGAAGAGGAAAGAACTCTCCAGTGCCGCTTCGCCCATGCCACTCTGACCCTTAAAGCCCTCGCTCCCGACCTCATCTGGTTTTCCTGGCAGCCGGAAAGTCCGGCGCTAACCCCAAGGCTCGCACCGGGCCCGGAAATCCTTGAGTTCCGTACCGACCAGCTCACCTGCCGCATTTCTGGCGCCGATGGTCGCCTCACCATTGCCGATGCTAACGGTGCTGTTGTTGCTGAAGAAGCTGCCCCAGCCGGTTGGACCGCCGATGGGCGTCTCCTCCTGCGGTGGAAAATGCCTCCCGATGCCCACTTTTATGGCCTGGGTGAGCGAGCCGCTCCACTGGACCTGCGGGGTGGAGTTTACATCAACTGGAATACAGACCCCCGCACATACGGTCCCGGCGATGACCCCCTATATCTCTGCGTCCCTTTTCTGCTGGTGCTTCATTCCGGAGGAGAGCAAGCTTTCGGCCTTCTTCTGGAAAACTCAACCCGCAGCCGGTTTGACCTGGGGCGAACCGACCCGGGCACCATAACAATAGAGCTGGACGAATCAGGGGCGGATTGGCTTTTCTTCCATGCGCCCACTGTTTCCAGGCTTGTAGAGCGGTTTACTGGGGAAACAGGCCGTCACCCCCTTTTCCCCCGCTGGGCTCTGGGCTACCACCAGAGCCGCTGGTCCTACTACCCTGAAGAGCGTGTCCGTCGCCTGGCTCGCGACTTCCGTGAAACCTATAAAGTTCCATGCGATGCCATTTATTTTGATATCCACTACATGGACGGCTACCGGGTCTTCACCTGGAACAGGCGCCGCTTCCCTGATCCGGCGGGTCTGATAGCTGATCTCCATGGGCAGGGATTTAAAGTGGTCACCATTGTAGACCCCGGGGTCAAAATTGACCGCAAGTACCGGGTTTTCCGGGAAGGCCTCAAGCAAAATATGTTCTGCCGCTACCCCAATGGCCGCCTGTTCATCGGTCCGGTGTGGCCTGGAAACTGCGCTTTCCCCGACTTTACCGATCCGCGCGTCCGGGAATGGTGGGGGGATCTGCACCGGGAGCTTGTGGCAATTGGCGTGGATGGCATCTGGGACGATATGAATGAACCAGCTCTCTTCGGAGAAGAGGGAGCCACGATTCCGGAGCCGGTCTGCCACAGCATGGAGGGCAAAGGGGGGAACCACCGTCAGGCCCACAACCTCTACGGGTTAAATATGGCGCGCGCCACTGCAGAAGGCTTGGCCCGATTGCGCCCCGACCGCCGCCCCTTCGTGATAACCCGCTCTGGCTGGACTGGGGTCCAGCGCTACGCTGCCCACTGGACCGCTGACAACCGTTCGGACTGGGCATCGCTCCGGCAGACGTTACCGATGGTGCTCAACCTGGGGCTTTCAGGGATTGCCTTCACCGGGTCCGACATCGGGGGTTTTGAAGGGTGGCCTACAGGAGAGCTCTTCACCCGCTGGCTTCAGATGAGCGTCTTTTTCCCCTTCTGCCGGGCCCATACTTCCATCACCAGCCCTGATCAGGAACCCTGGTCCTGGGGGGAGCCATACCTGAGCATTAACCGGGAGTTTATCCGGTTGCGCTATCGTTTGCTTCCATACCTTTACACCGCCCTCTGGCAGTGCACTCAAACGGGAATCCCCATCGTTCGTCCCCTTTTGCTGGACTTTCAGAAAGACCCCGTAGCCCAAACGCTGGACGATGAGTTCCTCTGCGGGGATGCCTTGCTGGTCGCACCGGTGCTGGAAGAAGGAGCAACGAAGCGGCGGGTCTATCTTCCGGCCGGGCACTGGTATGACTTCTGGATAGACGCCATTTTTGAAGGACCAGCGTGGATAGAAATGGATGCGCCTCTGGAGCGGATTCCGGTCTTCGTGCGGGCTGGGGCGGTAATTCCCCAGGGGCCGGAGATGGATTACGTGGGCCATCGCCCTACTAACCCCCTGGTTTTGCACCTTTATCCCCCAGCAGGAGAACAGGAAATGACCAGTTTCCTCTACGAAGACGACGGAGAAACCCTGGCCTATCAACGGGGAGAATATCTGCTGCATCGGTTCTCCCTTAGCAGAAAGGGCAGCGAAATATTCTTCACGTGGTCTATGGAAGGTGCTTTCACCCCTCCCCTGCGGCGAACTGATGCAGTTGTCCACTGGGGCGAGGGCCTCAGGCCAGCTTGCCTTATATACATAGCCCCGGGGCAAATTTCCATAGCTTTACCGTCCGACAGGTCTGCATAA